A stretch of Halococcus sediminicola DNA encodes these proteins:
- a CDS encoding J domain-containing protein, whose translation MPRSQLVIALASVFAGLTVVLAVLGFVHSPVALAVALPFGVVTYVLWYHASGRLRERVRREARAGRRTTTERGGFGAGPREDWTGPRGGGGFRDTRQRRGARRTTGPSARDAYRTLGLDPDADESAIRRAYREKVKEVHPDTEDGSERRFKRVNEAYERLSE comes from the coding sequence GTGCCCCGGTCGCAGCTCGTCATCGCGCTCGCGTCGGTGTTCGCCGGGCTGACAGTCGTGCTCGCCGTGCTCGGATTCGTCCACAGTCCGGTGGCGCTCGCCGTCGCGCTTCCTTTCGGTGTCGTGACCTACGTGCTCTGGTATCACGCGAGCGGGCGGCTCCGCGAGCGCGTCAGGCGAGAAGCCCGCGCCGGACGGCGAACCACGACCGAGCGCGGCGGGTTCGGCGCGGGACCGCGCGAGGACTGGACCGGCCCGCGGGGCGGTGGCGGTTTTCGGGACACACGACAGCGCCGCGGTGCGCGACGGACGACCGGCCCATCGGCACGGGATGCCTACCGAACGCTCGGTCTCGACCCCGACGCCGACGAGTCCGCCATCAGACGGGCCTACCGCGAGAAGGTGAAGGAGGTCCATCCCGACACCGAAGACGGCTCCGAACGGCGGTTCAAGCGGGTGAACGAGGCCTACGAGCGCCTCTCGGAGTGA
- the pyrF gene encoding orotidine-5'-phosphate decarboxylase: MFFERLAERIDTADSVLSVGLDPDPDRLPDHLREHDLPRWAFNRRIIDATHEHAACYKPNAAFYEDADGWRALEETIAYAHGKNIPVLLDAKRADIGNTARQYATLLDTADAITVNPYLGRDALEPFLSRDEKGIFVLCRTSNPGGVDLQNAALASGETVYERVADLAREWNEYGNIGLVVGATAPEELEEVRERAPDLPFLVPGVGAQGGDAEAAIEHGLASGVGLVNSSRGIIFAGEGESFAGAAGEAAKRLKRRLNEYR; this comes from the coding sequence ATGTTCTTCGAGCGCCTCGCCGAGCGTATCGACACCGCCGACAGCGTGCTCTCGGTGGGACTCGACCCCGACCCCGACCGACTGCCCGACCACCTCCGCGAACACGACCTGCCGCGCTGGGCGTTCAACCGCCGAATCATCGACGCGACCCACGAGCACGCCGCCTGCTACAAGCCGAACGCCGCCTTCTACGAGGATGCGGACGGCTGGCGCGCGCTCGAAGAGACCATCGCCTACGCCCACGGCAAGAACATACCTGTCCTGCTCGACGCCAAACGCGCCGACATCGGCAACACCGCGCGCCAGTACGCGACCCTCTTGGACACGGCGGACGCCATCACGGTGAACCCCTATCTCGGCCGCGACGCGCTCGAACCGTTCCTCTCGCGGGACGAGAAGGGGATTTTCGTCCTCTGTCGCACCTCCAACCCCGGAGGAGTCGATCTTCAGAACGCCGCGCTCGCCTCGGGAGAGACGGTCTACGAGCGCGTCGCCGACCTCGCCCGCGAGTGGAACGAGTACGGAAATATCGGGTTGGTCGTCGGGGCCACGGCTCCCGAAGAACTGGAGGAAGTGCGCGAGCGCGCCCCCGATCTCCCGTTTCTCGTGCCCGGCGTGGGCGCGCAGGGCGGCGACGCCGAGGCGGCCATCGAGCACGGACTCGCGAGTGGCGTCGGGCTGGTGAACTCCTCGCGGGGAATCATCTTCGCCGGTGAGGGCGAGTCGTTCGCCGGGGCGGCCGGCGAGGCGGCGAAGCGACTCAAGCGGCGATTGAACGAGTATCGGTGA
- a CDS encoding HAD family hydrolase, protein MPVSAVAFDLDYTLCVPERDRQTLLDEATAAVGAPRLSRETYLDAHRRNLTNETREAIFTDLLDDEGVSPAALADAYRDTISDALVPVEGVEALVTDLRESYRIGLLTDGPVRAQRAKLDALGWTELFDAVVVTGTLDAGKPDERAFRAVIEELSTAAEETVYVGDHPDIDIAGAHAAGLRTIQVTDDEPIAEADGAVERNALTAHLPNLIESL, encoded by the coding sequence ATGCCCGTCTCGGCGGTCGCGTTCGACCTCGATTACACGCTCTGCGTTCCCGAGCGCGATCGCCAGACGCTGCTCGACGAGGCGACGGCGGCGGTCGGTGCGCCCCGGCTCTCGCGCGAGACGTATCTCGACGCCCATCGACGAAACCTCACGAACGAGACGCGCGAAGCCATCTTCACGGACCTGCTCGACGACGAGGGCGTCTCGCCCGCGGCGCTCGCCGACGCCTACCGCGATACTATCAGCGACGCACTCGTGCCGGTCGAGGGGGTCGAGGCGCTCGTCACGGACCTCCGCGAATCCTATCGGATAGGACTGCTCACCGACGGCCCGGTGCGCGCCCAGCGGGCGAAACTCGACGCGCTCGGGTGGACGGAGCTGTTCGACGCGGTCGTGGTCACCGGTACGCTCGACGCCGGCAAGCCCGACGAGCGCGCGTTTCGCGCGGTCATCGAGGAACTCTCGACGGCGGCCGAGGAGACCGTCTACGTCGGCGACCATCCGGACATCGACATCGCGGGCGCACACGCCGCCGGTCTGCGGACGATTCAGGTCACCGACGACGAGCCGATCGCCGAAGCCGACGGGGCGGTCGAACGGAACGCGCTCACGGCGCACCTCCCGAACCTCATCGAGTCCCTCTAG
- a CDS encoding DUF2240 family protein, translating into MSLRSAVAAPFQGRGEGELAESEFVVALSLDRDWFSPEQATRLADVAVGEGFLERTENTLTPTFDPADVTIPEGFVPDEELLRRRSAFEQVLDALVADGVDKREAVADINELQQSLAVTIEAAAVLYARRRDVDVSEAAERALAELGD; encoded by the coding sequence GTGAGCCTTCGCAGCGCCGTCGCCGCCCCCTTTCAGGGTCGTGGCGAGGGTGAACTGGCCGAAAGCGAGTTCGTCGTCGCGCTCTCGCTCGATAGGGATTGGTTCTCGCCCGAGCAGGCGACCCGGCTGGCCGACGTCGCCGTCGGCGAGGGGTTCCTCGAACGCACCGAGAACACACTCACCCCCACGTTCGACCCTGCGGACGTGACGATTCCCGAGGGGTTCGTCCCCGACGAGGAACTCCTGCGCCGGCGCTCGGCGTTCGAACAGGTCCTCGACGCGCTCGTCGCCGACGGCGTCGACAAGCGCGAGGCAGTCGCCGACATCAACGAACTCCAGCAGTCTCTTGCCGTTACCATCGAGGCCGCCGCAGTCCTCTACGCCCGCCGGCGGGACGTCGACGTGAGCGAGGCCGCAGAGCGCGCGCTCGCCGAACTCGGCGACTAA
- a CDS encoding 30S ribosomal protein S8e, which translates to MKDQGRALKKRTGGRRRRTTKKRKHQLGREPTETRVGDTVLKTVDTRGNTRTVRAISIDHASVAVDGETRSAEIEGVAENPANPNYVRRNIITKGALIETSEGTARVTSRPGQDGQVNAVLEE; encoded by the coding sequence ATGAAAGACCAGGGACGCGCGCTCAAAAAGCGGACCGGCGGGCGACGCCGACGAACGACCAAGAAACGCAAACACCAGCTCGGCCGCGAACCGACCGAGACCCGCGTCGGCGACACGGTGTTGAAGACCGTCGACACGCGCGGCAACACGCGGACGGTCCGTGCGATCTCGATCGACCACGCGAGCGTCGCCGTCGACGGCGAGACACGGAGTGCGGAGATCGAGGGCGTCGCCGAGAACCCCGCGAACCCGAACTACGTCCGCCGGAACATCATCACCAAGGGCGCACTCATCGAGACCAGCGAGGGCACGGCCAGAGTGACCTCCCGACCCGGACAGGACGGACAGGTCAACGCCGTTCTCGAAGAGTAG
- a CDS encoding zinc-dependent alcohol dehydrogenase family protein produces the protein MRAAVLEEHGEPLDIQDVDAPDPDPTGAVVEMEACGICRSDWHGWQGDWDWLGIQPQQGQILGHEPAGTVVAVGDEVEHLSEGQQVTVPFNLGDGTCKQCRTGHGNTCENIRPLGFVESVPGAFAEQLHVPAADHNTVPLPDGVSSVDMAGLGCRFMTSFHALAHRADVSGGDWVAIHGCGGVGLSAVHIASALGGNVIAVDLQDEKLEKAKELGASATVNASDVEDTPGEVKAIADGGAAVSMDALGIETTCRNSVLSLGTRGQHIQVGLSTQDEQGMVSLPTDAMVMGEIEFIGSLGMAPTNYDEIFRMVADGTLDPSAVVSETVPLDDVSEKLAAMNDFETMGIPVIDSF, from the coding sequence ATGCGAGCAGCAGTCCTCGAAGAACACGGCGAACCGCTCGACATCCAGGACGTGGACGCACCCGATCCCGATCCGACGGGTGCGGTGGTCGAAATGGAAGCCTGTGGCATCTGTCGGAGCGACTGGCACGGCTGGCAGGGCGACTGGGACTGGCTCGGCATCCAGCCCCAGCAGGGCCAGATCCTCGGTCACGAGCCGGCGGGCACAGTTGTAGCGGTCGGCGACGAGGTCGAACATCTGAGCGAGGGCCAGCAGGTCACGGTCCCGTTCAACCTCGGCGACGGGACCTGCAAGCAGTGTCGCACCGGCCACGGCAACACCTGTGAGAACATCCGGCCGCTCGGCTTCGTCGAATCCGTGCCCGGCGCGTTCGCCGAACAGCTCCACGTCCCGGCCGCCGACCACAACACCGTTCCGCTACCGGACGGCGTCTCGTCGGTCGACATGGCCGGCTTGGGATGTCGGTTCATGACCTCGTTTCACGCGCTCGCCCACCGCGCCGACGTCAGCGGTGGCGACTGGGTGGCGATCCACGGCTGTGGCGGCGTCGGACTTTCCGCTGTGCACATCGCCAGCGCGCTCGGCGGCAACGTCATCGCCGTCGACTTGCAGGACGAAAAGTTGGAGAAAGCGAAAGAACTCGGCGCGAGCGCGACGGTCAACGCGAGCGACGTCGAGGACACGCCCGGCGAAGTGAAAGCCATCGCGGACGGCGGCGCGGCGGTCTCGATGGACGCACTCGGCATCGAGACCACCTGCCGAAACTCGGTGCTGAGCCTCGGGACTCGCGGCCAGCACATCCAGGTCGGTCTCTCGACGCAGGACGAACAGGGGATGGTCTCGCTACCGACGGACGCGATGGTGATGGGCGAGATCGAGTTCATCGGCTCGCTCGGGATGGCCCCCACCAACTACGACGAGATCTTCCGGATGGTCGCCGACGGCACACTCGACCCGAGCGCGGTGGTCTCCGAGACCGTCCCGCTCGACGACGTCTCGGAGAAACTGGCGGCGATGAACGACTTCGAGACGATGGGGATCCCGGTCATCGATAGCTTCTGA
- a CDS encoding acyl-CoA dehydrogenase family protein, producing the protein MAFQLSGEHEAIRKAVREFAEDEIKPVAREHDESGEYPETLRREAAEYDFVAPNIPEAYGGAGMDALASSLVTEELWRADPGIGSAVGSAGFGSNMLIAYGDEWMKEEWLPEIAAGEAVSASAISEPAHGSNVAGIETRAERDGDEYVLDGNKMWITNGTVADIAIVMAKTDPGAGHRGITAFLVPTDTDGFTAEKIDNKLGIRASDLAELRIDDVRVPEENVVGEVDEGFYQLMNFFAAGRASVAAQAVGAAQGALDAAREYAGEREQFDQPISEFQAIRHKLAEMATNTDAARSLAYRAASAVEDDADDAVRLASMAKLFASEHAVDVADEAIQVFGGAGYVTDHPAERYYRDARITKIYEGTSEIQKNIIADRLL; encoded by the coding sequence ATGGCGTTCCAGCTATCGGGAGAACACGAGGCCATCCGCAAGGCCGTCCGCGAGTTCGCCGAGGACGAAATCAAACCCGTCGCGCGCGAGCACGACGAGTCGGGCGAGTACCCCGAAACACTCAGGCGCGAGGCCGCCGAGTACGACTTCGTCGCGCCGAACATCCCTGAGGCCTATGGAGGGGCGGGCATGGACGCGCTCGCGTCGTCGCTCGTGACCGAGGAACTCTGGCGTGCCGACCCCGGCATCGGCAGCGCGGTCGGCTCGGCGGGCTTCGGCAGCAACATGCTCATCGCCTACGGCGACGAGTGGATGAAAGAGGAGTGGCTGCCGGAAATCGCCGCGGGCGAGGCGGTCTCGGCGAGCGCCATCTCCGAACCCGCCCACGGCTCGAACGTGGCGGGTATCGAGACCCGCGCGGAGCGGGACGGTGACGAGTACGTCCTCGATGGCAACAAGATGTGGATCACCAATGGAACCGTGGCCGACATCGCCATCGTGATGGCCAAGACCGACCCCGGCGCTGGCCATCGGGGCATCACGGCGTTTCTCGTGCCGACCGACACGGATGGATTCACGGCCGAGAAAATCGACAACAAGCTCGGGATTCGTGCCTCCGATCTCGCGGAATTACGCATCGACGACGTCAGAGTACCCGAGGAAAACGTCGTCGGCGAGGTCGACGAAGGGTTCTACCAGTTGATGAACTTCTTCGCCGCCGGGCGAGCGAGCGTCGCCGCCCAAGCGGTGGGGGCCGCACAGGGTGCGCTCGACGCCGCCCGCGAGTACGCCGGCGAGCGCGAGCAGTTCGACCAGCCCATCAGCGAGTTCCAGGCTATCCGGCACAAACTCGCCGAGATGGCGACCAATACCGACGCCGCCCGCTCGCTGGCCTATCGAGCGGCGAGCGCGGTCGAAGACGATGCGGACGACGCGGTGCGGCTGGCGAGCATGGCGAAACTCTTTGCGAGCGAGCACGCCGTCGACGTCGCCGACGAAGCCATCCAGGTCTTCGGGGGTGCGGGCTACGTCACCGACCATCCCGCAGAACGGTACTACCGCGACGCGCGCATCACGAAGATCTACGAGGGCACGAGCGAGATCCAGAAGAACATCATCGCCGACCGGTTGCTATGA
- a CDS encoding alpha/beta fold hydrolase, translated as MNHEEWAAEQEETTVTVDGHELSVAYRDDGEAEDEPPVVFLHGIPTWSFLWRDVVPPIAEDRRIIAPDLVGFGNSTMHDGFDRSIRAQEAMLDDLLSQLGIERVSLVSHDIGGGVALRYAAHNPDRVEKLVCSNAVCYDSWPVDFIMDFALPEITETPIDDLEEQVSSAFRLGAYGDPDEEFVEGLTAPWLTEEGRTSLSRCAVATNTNHTTELDYGAIAADVCCLWGAEDAFQPIEYAERLAEETGGEVVALDEAYHWVMADRTERYIEELRNFLAEE; from the coding sequence ATGAACCACGAGGAATGGGCCGCCGAACAGGAGGAAACGACCGTCACCGTCGACGGCCACGAGCTATCGGTGGCCTACCGCGACGACGGCGAGGCCGAGGACGAACCCCCGGTCGTCTTCCTGCACGGGATTCCAACGTGGTCGTTCCTCTGGCGCGACGTCGTCCCGCCGATCGCCGAGGACCGTCGAATCATCGCGCCCGACCTCGTGGGCTTTGGCAACTCCACCATGCACGACGGGTTCGATAGGTCCATTCGGGCACAGGAGGCGATGCTCGACGACCTCCTCTCGCAGTTGGGCATCGAGCGCGTCTCGCTCGTGAGCCACGACATCGGCGGTGGAGTGGCACTTCGCTACGCTGCCCACAACCCCGATAGGGTCGAAAAGCTCGTCTGCTCGAACGCGGTCTGTTACGATTCGTGGCCCGTCGATTTCATCATGGATTTCGCGCTGCCCGAAATCACGGAGACGCCTATCGACGACCTCGAAGAGCAGGTGAGCTCGGCGTTCAGACTCGGGGCTTACGGTGACCCCGACGAGGAGTTCGTCGAGGGGCTGACCGCGCCGTGGCTCACCGAAGAGGGGCGAACATCGCTCTCTCGGTGTGCAGTGGCGACCAACACGAATCACACGACCGAACTCGATTACGGGGCGATTGCGGCCGACGTATGCTGTCTGTGGGGTGCCGAGGATGCGTTCCAGCCAATCGAGTACGCCGAGCGCCTCGCCGAGGAGACCGGTGGCGAGGTGGTCGCGCTCGACGAGGCCTACCACTGGGTGATGGCCGACCGCACCGAGCGGTACATCGAGGAGCTTAGGAACTTCCTCGCAGAGGAGTGA
- a CDS encoding AsnC family transcriptional regulator, whose product MSDAPEWEFTERDVVILRELAGDPQVSSRQLTDILAEKYDIDVSHVTVSESIRRMREEGVFREAVIPNEDFFIFGLFEFKFNAEHFAAEWRAAMEYIRDSPNTLFYFLSDGEYQWKTVMMFPTREAESRWIHEFYKEHGSVVSNIRNSVVTNVLKFGTDPELLESLNEGPRTRE is encoded by the coding sequence ATGAGCGACGCACCCGAATGGGAGTTCACCGAGCGTGACGTGGTGATCTTGCGCGAACTCGCTGGCGATCCGCAGGTCTCCTCGCGCCAGCTCACCGACATCCTCGCCGAGAAGTACGACATCGACGTCTCGCACGTCACCGTGAGCGAGTCGATTCGACGGATGCGCGAGGAGGGTGTCTTCCGCGAAGCGGTCATCCCCAACGAGGACTTCTTCATCTTCGGACTGTTCGAGTTCAAGTTCAACGCCGAACACTTCGCCGCGGAGTGGCGCGCGGCGATGGAGTACATCCGCGACTCGCCAAACACCCTGTTCTATTTCCTCTCCGATGGGGAGTACCAGTGGAAGACGGTGATGATGTTTCCCACGCGCGAGGCCGAATCGCGCTGGATCCACGAGTTCTACAAGGAACACGGCAGCGTGGTCTCGAACATCCGCAACTCCGTCGTGACGAACGTCCTCAAATTTGGTACTGACCCCGAACTGCTCGAAAGCCTGAACGAGGGGCCACGAACTAGGGAGTGA
- a CDS encoding universal stress protein, translating into MSKRVLVPFDDSEQAREALEYALVEHSEDDLTVIHAIDPADWGYGAPGNTLGERWQQEAREKSEEVQSSARAMAEESGVEITTAAESGVPSDVVTQYADDNDIDHIVIGSHGRSGTRRLLLGSVAEEVARKVSIPVTIIG; encoded by the coding sequence ATGAGCAAACGGGTTCTGGTGCCGTTCGACGACTCCGAGCAGGCACGCGAAGCGCTCGAATACGCACTCGTCGAACATTCGGAGGACGACCTCACGGTCATCCACGCCATCGACCCCGCCGACTGGGGCTACGGCGCGCCCGGCAACACCCTCGGCGAGCGCTGGCAGCAGGAAGCGCGCGAGAAGAGCGAGGAGGTCCAGTCGAGCGCACGGGCGATGGCCGAGGAGTCCGGCGTCGAGATAACGACCGCGGCCGAGAGCGGTGTGCCGAGCGACGTCGTCACCCAGTACGCCGACGACAACGATATCGACCACATCGTCATCGGCAGCCACGGCCGCTCGGGCACCAGACGCCTCCTGCTCGGCAGCGTCGCCGAGGAGGTCGCGCGCAAAGTCTCGATCCCGGTGACGATTATCGGGTAG
- a CDS encoding MaoC/PaaZ C-terminal domain-containing protein gives MSTFESVEAGETSTTARRTVTEADVTNFAGVSGDFNHHHTDEVRMEGTEYGERIVHGAFVFSAMTGLLWQSRTPDERDAVIAFYGVDELRFTAPTFIGDTIHVETEVLETVERDHPRANGTVRYGAEVVNQDGETVLSCELLSLVR, from the coding sequence ATGAGCACCTTCGAATCGGTCGAGGCGGGCGAGACCTCGACCACGGCACGACGGACGGTAACCGAAGCCGACGTGACGAACTTCGCCGGCGTGAGCGGCGATTTCAACCATCACCATACCGACGAGGTGCGGATGGAAGGTACCGAATATGGCGAGCGCATCGTTCACGGTGCGTTCGTGTTCTCGGCGATGACGGGACTGCTCTGGCAATCTCGAACCCCGGACGAGCGCGACGCCGTCATCGCGTTCTACGGCGTGGACGAACTCAGGTTCACCGCGCCGACCTTCATTGGCGACACCATCCACGTCGAAACCGAGGTGCTCGAAACGGTCGAACGCGACCACCCGCGGGCGAACGGAACGGTCAGATACGGTGCGGAAGTGGTGAATCAGGACGGCGAGACGGTTCTCTCCTGTGAGCTGCTCTCGCTGGTGCGCTGA
- a CDS encoding PaaI family thioesterase codes for MTELSTAERSRLEAIVDEHGLFAWLGLEIEAIEHGRVVLRVPYDEKFTNLVPGGEANVHGGVAATLVDSASGFALRSTFEDPKGAALTTTDLNVSYLRPATDDLTVEAEVVRAGESMGVTDATVSSVAPDGEEKPVAVGRTSYRLFREGQ; via the coding sequence ATGACGGAGCTTTCGACCGCCGAGCGGAGCCGACTCGAAGCGATCGTCGACGAACACGGACTGTTCGCGTGGCTCGGTCTCGAAATCGAAGCCATCGAGCACGGGCGGGTCGTGCTCCGCGTACCCTACGACGAGAAGTTCACCAACCTCGTGCCGGGCGGCGAGGCGAACGTGCATGGGGGTGTCGCGGCCACGCTCGTCGACTCGGCGAGCGGCTTCGCGCTCCGGTCGACGTTCGAGGACCCCAAGGGTGCGGCGCTCACGACCACCGACCTGAACGTCTCCTATCTCCGTCCCGCGACCGACGATCTGACTGTCGAAGCAGAAGTCGTCCGCGCGGGCGAGTCGATGGGTGTCACCGACGCGACCGTATCGAGCGTCGCGCCGGACGGCGAGGAAAAACCTGTGGCGGTCGGCCGCACCAGCTATCGGCTCTTCCGGGAGGGACAATGA
- a CDS encoding long-chain-fatty-acid--CoA ligase, whose amino-acid sequence MRMHPTLGETLELTAKKYPDRDALVYPRRGQRLTYAEFDAQVNRLANALAGLGVEKGDRVSTVLYNGTEIVLTVFACARLGAAFNPLNFRLPAGEIEFIVDDAGSEVVLFEEATREAVETARNDLDVPEYVFIDEDTPEYARDFWGLVESGSGERPAVEVDENDIYTLMYTSGTTGRPKGVVHEHRDMVEHSLICLAESDLSKTDVGLSCLPLYHCAELHVNLFPRVQIGATTVIHHEFDPEGVLEAIEEHDVTQLFAAPTAWNALAKTQEQLGMDVSSLRMGFYGAAPMPKQVLDSCMEQLCEDYLQAYGMTEIGPCGAFQHPDEQLSKQGSAGVPALNHDLRIVEPESDPDDEVTQGDIGEILFAGPCTMREYWNQPDATTESLREADGKTWYYTGDLGYRDSDEFLYVVDRTDDMIISGGENVYPTEVENVLFSHSDVEEAAVVGEPDDEWGERVVAYVVGDVSESDLDTHCLESDDLADFKRPRAYYPVESLPKTPSGKVKKFELRDEESAERAEG is encoded by the coding sequence ATGCGTATGCATCCCACACTCGGCGAGACGCTCGAACTCACTGCCAAGAAGTATCCCGACCGCGACGCGCTCGTCTATCCACGACGCGGTCAGCGGTTGACCTACGCCGAGTTCGACGCGCAGGTGAATCGGCTGGCGAACGCACTCGCCGGACTCGGTGTGGAGAAGGGTGACCGCGTTTCGACTGTGCTCTACAACGGCACCGAAATCGTGCTCACGGTCTTCGCGTGTGCGAGACTCGGCGCGGCGTTCAATCCCCTGAACTTCCGGCTCCCGGCGGGCGAGATCGAGTTTATCGTCGACGATGCTGGGTCGGAAGTCGTGCTCTTCGAGGAAGCAACCCGCGAGGCCGTCGAGACCGCTCGAAACGACCTCGACGTTCCGGAGTACGTCTTCATCGACGAGGACACCCCCGAATACGCCCGCGATTTCTGGGGGTTGGTGGAGTCGGGGAGCGGAGAGCGGCCCGCCGTCGAAGTCGACGAGAACGACATCTACACGCTGATGTACACCTCGGGGACGACGGGCCGGCCGAAGGGTGTCGTCCACGAGCACCGCGATATGGTCGAGCACTCGCTCATCTGTCTCGCCGAGAGCGACCTCTCGAAAACGGATGTGGGTCTCTCATGTCTGCCGCTGTATCACTGTGCGGAACTCCACGTGAACCTCTTTCCGCGGGTGCAGATCGGCGCGACGACCGTCATCCATCACGAGTTCGACCCCGAGGGAGTGCTCGAAGCCATCGAGGAACACGACGTCACGCAGTTGTTCGCCGCGCCGACGGCGTGGAACGCGCTGGCGAAAACACAGGAACAGCTCGGAATGGACGTGTCGTCGCTACGGATGGGGTTCTACGGGGCGGCCCCGATGCCGAAGCAGGTACTCGATTCGTGTATGGAACAGCTCTGTGAGGACTACCTGCAGGCCTACGGCATGACGGAAATCGGTCCCTGCGGAGCGTTTCAACATCCTGACGAGCAGCTCTCCAAACAGGGGTCGGCGGGCGTGCCGGCGCTCAACCACGACCTCCGTATCGTCGAACCCGAAAGCGACCCCGACGACGAGGTGACGCAGGGCGACATCGGGGAAATCCTCTTTGCGGGCCCGTGTACGATGCGCGAATACTGGAATCAGCCTGACGCCACGACCGAATCACTCCGGGAGGCGGATGGGAAAACCTGGTACTACACCGGGGACCTCGGCTACCGCGATTCCGATGAATTCCTGTACGTCGTCGATCGGACCGACGACATGATAATCTCGGGTGGTGAGAACGTCTACCCCACCGAGGTCGAGAACGTCCTCTTTTCGCACTCTGACGTCGAGGAGGCCGCGGTCGTCGGCGAGCCAGACGACGAGTGGGGCGAGCGCGTGGTCGCCTACGTCGTCGGCGATGTTTCCGAATCGGACCTCGACACCCACTGTCTCGAAAGCGACGACCTCGCGGACTTCAAGCGCCCGCGGGCGTACTACCCAGTCGAATCGCTGCCGAAGACGCCGAGCGGCAAGGTCAAGAAGTTCGAACTCCGCGACGAGGAGTCGGCCGAGCGCGCGGAAGGATAA